The sequence AAAACAATCCTAAACTTTAATATCGCCATCAAATCGCAAAGAAAAACTCAAACGTTAACTGCCGGACTATATTCGGCAATCCCTGGATTAAGAGCTCAACCTGGTAATTCTTCTTTTACAGGTTTGCTTTCCACTTTGTGCTCTTCTTCCTTCTTTTTCCCATTCACCACTCGAGTAATATACACCTCCACATCGCCCTGGATTATCTCTTCCACCCGGGCGGCAAAGACGGGGTATGACTCTTCATGTTTTTTATAGCCATCATAAGAGGCGCTAAGCTGAAAGAATCTCCAGCCCCCAATCTTGAGTAACTCTACCGTGCGGCGATAGTGCCGCCACCTCTCCCCAAAATGGAAGAACTCCTCCACTGCTGGGCTGATTGCTACCACCAGTCCAAGTATTATAGACAAGTAGCGAAAAAGAGGCAGGTTAAAGGTCACAAATGCAGGTATAAGCACCCCGCCTATTATAGTGGCAAGACGAAGTCGGTAATACCAGTCGCGGGTGCGGTCGGCTCTGCCCTCCATACACAACACCTGTTCGAGCCAGCGGGAGTGCACGAGGAGTTTTTCAAATCATCAAGGTCCAGCCGGTCGATCAGTTCGTCGAGGTCCTGCTTCAAATATTCTCGGTAAGAACTTTCTGTGGGCACTTTTTCACACCGCAAATGGACAAAGAAGCAACCTTTCAAACATAGGCTTTTGAATGATACCCCCAGCCTGCTCTTCGTCGGCTCGTATCGGGTCGAGCACCGCTTCCTTGATGCCCGGAGCGATGTGTTCTCTATAGACAGCGTCGAAGTCTATCATTAACCCGGCGGCATCGGGCTTCTTACCAAAGGGCATCAGGACAAAACAAAGCGGACGGTTCATTGCTCTCCCCCCGAAAGAGGGCTGGTAAACGATAGTCCTCTAAGCAATAAGTCAAGAGTTGAGAATTCAGATTAACTCTTCTTTAATTCTTCATTCTTCACTTCTTATGGAGTGATTATATTACCGCCCTGCGGTTCGTCTGATTGCGCTTGGGATTGATTGATTTTTTCCTCAATTAGATTAAAAAGCCTGGTTTTAAAACCTTCGTCGTAGGCGCAGACTTCCGGGATTATATATCCGAGGAGAGCGATTTGTAGAAGGTGCTCGGTATTGGCTAGAAGATATTCTTCTGGATATTTAGCACCAAAGGAACGAGAAAGATTGGAGTAAATATATTGTCCAAGCTCGTTCGCTACATGAACGACACTCCTACCTTGGGATTGCCTTCGTGCAGATACTCCCATATTGAAAGCCATTGCCACCGAGTCCATTGCCGAGCCTTTCTGTTCTTGGCCTTCCATATTTTTTACCTCCTAATCAACAACCTGCAGTAAGCTGCAGGGTATGGTCTTAGAATAATAGCGTCTCATTTGTCATTGCGAGGAGTCCTTCGATTTCACTCAGGATAGACTCCGCGACGAGGCAATCCGTTAGATCCTTCGCTGCTCCTTCACTTCCGCTCAGGACATGGCTCAGAATGACACGCGGTGTCAGATTCCTTCACGGAGTTTACACTGAACACTTCGATTCTCTCAGTGCAGGCTCCGTGAATGTATTCGCAATGACAATATAGTGGTAACCCTGTGGCAAACCACAGGGAATTCCCAACTAAAGAGTTATTTTAACAGTTAACCAAGTAGATATACAAGTGTAGGCGATTATCTTTTACCATTTGAATATCCGTCACGAAAACCTTATTTGATTTACAAATGGATTAGTGTAAAAGTATTTTATGCTGACCCGGGTTCGATATAACTAAACCAACTCTTATGAATTTTTTTTCCCTACTTAAAGGGAGGAAATAAAAATCAGTTGACCCTCTGCCCATTAATGTTATTTCGAGCCCGGACCGAGAATAGATAGGAGGGAAACAATGTCCAAAGTTCACGGTGGATGGCTAGTAGTGAAAACCTTGCATGAGCTAGGGGTGCGGGAGATATTCTCCCTTAGCGGGGGCCATATAAACCCCATTTATGATGCCTGTGTGGATTTCGGCATAAGGCTCATAGACTTCCATCACGAGCAGGGGGCATCCATGGCCGCCGACGCTTATGGAAGGGTGAAGAGGCAACCGGGAATATGCCTGGTCACGGCAGGTCCGGGATTTACCAATACCCTTACCGGAATAGCCGGGGCATATCTCTCCAATTCCCCGTGCCTCCTTCTTTCCGGGAAATCGGGGATTGAGGAGAATGACCGGCTTCCTCTACAGGATATCGACCAGCAGGCGGTCATCACACCGATTACCAAATGGGCCAGGACCATTTTTGACCCGAAGCGGATCCCCGAATATGTGTCTACCGCTTACAAGAAGGCTATCTCCGGAAGGCCCGGTCCGGTCTATCTGGGAATGCCCTACGAGGTTCTGTATGCGAATTTAGAAGAAGGAAAAGTGGAACGATACAACACGGAAATCCCCTCCTACAAAGTGGAGGCAGCGAGAGAAGCTGTTGCACGTGCCGTCGAAATGCTTAAATCCGCCCGCCGTCCGGTGGTCATTGCCGGAAGCGGCGCCTGGTACTCCGGGGCAGATGAAGAACTCAAGAAATTTATAGACCGGGTCGGGGTCCCCACCTTCACCCTGAACTTTGGAAGGGGAATTTTATCGGATGACCACCCGATGTGCTTTGGTGCAGCAAGCCCATCTGCCCCGGTGGGCTTTAAGAAAATAACCTCCGAGGCGGACCTGATCCTGCTCCTGGGCATCAGGCTAAGCCTATACATCGGATTCGGCCGGACCTTTAACCCCGATGCAAAGGTTATTCAGGTGGACATCGACCCCGGAGAGATAGGGAGAAACAGGCCGGCAGATCTGGGGATAATTGGCGACGTGGGTAAGGTGCTCTTCCAGCTTTCCGAATATCTGGAGAGGCATTCCATTAACCTCGATTATAAACCCTGGGCAGAACTGGCTCAAAAGTGGCGTGAAGAGGAATGGCAGAAAGCCGAAGAGATCAGGAATTCCAACAAAACCCCCATTCACGCCCTCAGGGTAATCAAGGAGGTGGAGCAGGTTTTGGGCGGGGACGGCATGCTGGTAATCGACGGCGGAGATACTCAGGTCTGGACAGACACTACCTATCACGTAGCCAAACCGGGGCATTACGTTAAAGGAGGCCCACTTGGATGTATGGGAGTAGGAGTACCCTTTGCTATCGGGACGAAGGTGGCTTACCCGGATAGGCAGGTAGCGCTCATAAGCGGCGACGGTGCGATAGGGATGAACTTCATGGAGCTTGAGACGGCCATAAGGCACAAGATTCCCTTCGTCACAATAGTATGCAACGACCAGTCCTGGGGAATGACCAAGCATCAGCTCTGGCTAACCTACGGAAGGGAACGCCAGACGGTGGGAGTGGACCTTCCTTTTACCCCCTTTCATGAACTGGTTAAGGTGTTGGGGGGATACGGGGAACTGGTGACTGACCCAAAAGAGATACGCGGAGCGCTCTTGCGTGCTTTTTCCTCGGGGGTGCCAGCATTGATAAACATCCCCACCGACCCGGAAGCGATAAGCCCGGCCACCTATGCCCTGACCCAGATGATGCTGCCGAAGGAGAAATAGGGTAGTTAACCACAACGGCACCAAGACACTAAGTTAGAATACAGAATCCAGCACCCTGTAGTCAGAAGAAAGACGATCTTCATCGATTTATTCTGGCTTCTGAATTCTGACTCCTGGCTTCCAAATTTGTATCCATTATCTTTCTTTGTGTCGTCGTGGTTCCGTAATTCAACCAATCACGTTTTAAGCACTGCCAAAAACGCCTCCTGGGGAATCTCGATTTTGCCTATTTGCTTGAGGCGCTTTTTCCCCTCCTTCTGTTTCTCCAGGAGCTTTCTTTTTCTGGTCACGTCGCCTCCATAGCACTTTGCGGTGACGTCTTTTCTCACCGCTTTCACCGTCTCCCGCGCAATCACCCTGTTTCCTATGGCCGCCTGAAGCGCCACTTCAAAAAGCTGTCTCGGTATCAGTCTCCTAAGCTTCTCCACAAGCTCCTTTCCTCTTTCGTAGGCCTTCTCCTTGTGTACGATTATGGAAAGCGCATCCACCGGCTCACCGTTAATAAGCACATCGAGCTTTACCAGCTCCGACTCTTTATAGCCGATAAGCTCATAATCCATGGAGGCGTAGCCGCGGGTAACCGATTTAAGCTTGTCGAAGAAATCGAAGATTATCTCGGAGAGAGGAAGCTCGTACTCCACTATGACCCGGTCCTGGGTCAGGTATTTCAAATTCTTCTGAACCCCGCGCCTCTTCTCGCAGAGGTCGAATATGGCACCCAGGTGGGCACTAGGCGTGTGTATCATCACCAGCACATAGGGCTCTTCCATTATTTCTATCTTGTCAGCAGAAGGGAGCTTGCTCGGGTTATCCACTAAACTCACCTCTCTCTTTGTATCGGTAACCCGGTAAACAACCGTGGGCGCAGTAGAAATAAGCTCAAGTTCGAATTCCCTCTCCAGCCTCTCTCTAACAATCTCCATATGGAGAAGCCCCAGGAATCCGCAGCGAAATCCGAACCCGAGTGCAAGGGAAGTTTCAGGCTCGTACACAAAGGCTGAATCGTTTAACCTGAGCTTTTCGAGAGCATCGCGGAGCTTGTCATAATCCCCGGGGTCGATGGGGTAAAGACCGCTAAAAACCATCGGTTTCATCACCCGGAATCCGGAAAGGGGTTTATCTGTCGGCCTCGCCGCGTCGGTAATGGTATCTCCCACCTTTGCTTCGCTTATCTCCTTTATTGACGCCGTGACGAATCCGACCTCTCCTGTAGAAATCTCTCCTACCTCGATGGCTCTCGGAGAAAAAACACCGAGCTTTTTTACCTCATAGGTTTTGCCCGTGGACATCAGTTGAATTCTCATTCCCAGTTTGATCTTTCCTTCGAAGACCCGAACGAGCATTACTACGCCCTGATAGGAGTCAAACCAGCTATCGAAGATTAGGGCTTTTAAAGGAGCTTCGGCTTCCCCCTTTGGGGGCGGGATTTTCTTTACTACCGCTTCTAGTATTTCCTTCGTTCCAATTCCCTCTTTTGCACTGGCCAAGACGGCATCTTCGGCGCTTATCCCGATTATCTCCTCGATCTCACTCTTTACCCTGTCCGGCTCGGCCGCAGGAAGGTCGATCTTGTTTATGACCGGAACAAGCTCCAGTCCGGAATCGGCAGCGAGAAAGGCGTGTGCCACCGTCTGAGCCTCGACCCCCTGTGAAGCATCCACCACCAGGAGGGCGCCCTCACAGGCCTGAAGGCTCCTAGAAACCTCGTAGCTGAAATCAACATGGCCGGGGGTGTCGATCAGGTTAAATTCATAGGTAATTCCATCCTCTGCTTTGTAGTTGATCCTCACCGCCTGGGCTTTGATGGTAATTCCACGCTCTCTTTCTAAGTCCATCTGGTCGAGAAATTGCTCGGTCATCTCTCGCTCGGTCACCGTCCCGGTGAATTCTAGGATCCTGTCGGCAAGGGTGGATTTGCCATGGTCCACATGGGCAATTATGGAGAAATTCCTAATATATCTGGTTTCCATATTGGATTGCGTAAGCCGCAAGAAAACTAACGAAGGTATTATATAGGAAAAGGAGTGTTAGGCAAATTGAGGAGGTTTCCTAAATTTCATTGCCGTTTACCATGCTTAGCCAACGAGTCTTGCTCGTGGGCTGACGAGCGCTTACTTAATTAATAAAAACTGCTTGTTGAGAAAGGAGTTCTCGTTGAGAGATAATGGTGCTAATAGAGTTTAGGAAATACACTATGATGTTATTAAATACTCATCTAGAAATTATCGAAAATTCGGTCAAAAGAGTTTGGGAAAAACTACAGAATTGTTCATATTATTTCATTACTGAATCGGATTTTCAATTCGAACTCATGCGATGCATAT comes from Thermodesulfobacteriota bacterium and encodes:
- a CDS encoding thiamine pyrophosphate-binding protein, translated to MSKVHGGWLVVKTLHELGVREIFSLSGGHINPIYDACVDFGIRLIDFHHEQGASMAADAYGRVKRQPGICLVTAGPGFTNTLTGIAGAYLSNSPCLLLSGKSGIEENDRLPLQDIDQQAVITPITKWARTIFDPKRIPEYVSTAYKKAISGRPGPVYLGMPYEVLYANLEEGKVERYNTEIPSYKVEAAREAVARAVEMLKSARRPVVIAGSGAWYSGADEELKKFIDRVGVPTFTLNFGRGILSDDHPMCFGAASPSAPVGFKKITSEADLILLLGIRLSLYIGFGRTFNPDAKVIQVDIDPGEIGRNRPADLGIIGDVGKVLFQLSEYLERHSINLDYKPWAELAQKWREEEWQKAEEIRNSNKTPIHALRVIKEVEQVLGGDGMLVIDGGDTQVWTDTTYHVAKPGHYVKGGPLGCMGVGVPFAIGTKVAYPDRQVALISGDGAIGMNFMELETAIRHKIPFVTIVCNDQSWGMTKHQLWLTYGRERQTVGVDLPFTPFHELVKVLGGYGELVTDPKEIRGALLRAFSSGVPALINIPTDPEAISPATYALTQMMLPKEK
- a CDS encoding DUF4231 domain-containing protein; the encoded protein is MEGRADRTRDWYYRLRLATIIGGVLIPAFVTFNLPLFRYLSIILGLVVAISPAVEEFFHFGERWRHYRRTVELLKIGGWRFFQLSASYDGYKKHEESYPVFAARVEEIIQGDVEVYITRVVNGKKKEEEHKVESKPVKEELPG
- the lepA gene encoding translation elongation factor 4, which encodes METRYIRNFSIIAHVDHGKSTLADRILEFTGTVTEREMTEQFLDQMDLERERGITIKAQAVRINYKAEDGITYEFNLIDTPGHVDFSYEVSRSLQACEGALLVVDASQGVEAQTVAHAFLAADSGLELVPVINKIDLPAAEPDRVKSEIEEIIGISAEDAVLASAKEGIGTKEILEAVVKKIPPPKGEAEAPLKALIFDSWFDSYQGVVMLVRVFEGKIKLGMRIQLMSTGKTYEVKKLGVFSPRAIEVGEISTGEVGFVTASIKEISEAKVGDTITDAARPTDKPLSGFRVMKPMVFSGLYPIDPGDYDKLRDALEKLRLNDSAFVYEPETSLALGFGFRCGFLGLLHMEIVRERLEREFELELISTAPTVVYRVTDTKREVSLVDNPSKLPSADKIEIMEEPYVLVMIHTPSAHLGAIFDLCEKRRGVQKNLKYLTQDRVIVEYELPLSEIIFDFFDKLKSVTRGYASMDYELIGYKESELVKLDVLINGEPVDALSIIVHKEKAYERGKELVEKLRRLIPRQLFEVALQAAIGNRVIARETVKAVRKDVTAKCYGGDVTRKRKLLEKQKEGKKRLKQIGKIEIPQEAFLAVLKT